From the Microbacterium thalassium genome, one window contains:
- a CDS encoding HAD-IIA family hydrolase: MRERSDIECWLTDMDGVLVHENTPIPGAADLLEHWRYTGTPFLVLTNNSIFTPRDLSARLKASGLVVPEESIWTSALATAQFLRTQMPGGSAFVIGEAGLTTALHEAGFVLTETDPDYVVVGETRNYSFEAITKAIRFVRGGARFIATNPDATGPSTEGVLPATGAISALITKATDQEPYVVGKPNPMMFRSALNRIGAHSETTGMIGDRMDTDIVAGIEAGLHTVLVLTGISAEGDVNRFPFRPDEVLDSVAGLLPDEPVESEMPEGL; encoded by the coding sequence ATGCGCGAGCGTTCCGACATCGAGTGCTGGCTCACCGACATGGACGGCGTCCTCGTTCACGAGAACACGCCGATCCCGGGCGCCGCGGACCTGCTGGAGCACTGGCGCTACACCGGCACCCCGTTCCTGGTCCTCACGAACAACTCGATCTTCACGCCGCGCGACCTGAGCGCGCGGCTGAAGGCATCCGGTCTCGTCGTGCCCGAGGAGTCGATCTGGACGTCGGCGCTGGCGACGGCGCAGTTCCTGCGCACCCAGATGCCGGGCGGGTCGGCGTTCGTCATCGGCGAGGCGGGCCTGACGACGGCGCTGCACGAGGCGGGCTTCGTCCTGACCGAGACAGACCCCGACTACGTCGTGGTCGGCGAGACCCGCAACTACTCGTTCGAGGCGATCACGAAGGCGATCCGCTTCGTCCGCGGTGGCGCACGCTTCATCGCCACGAACCCCGACGCGACCGGGCCCTCGACCGAGGGCGTGCTGCCGGCGACCGGGGCGATCTCGGCCCTCATCACGAAGGCGACCGACCAGGAGCCGTACGTCGTCGGCAAGCCGAATCCGATGATGTTCCGGTCGGCGCTGAACCGCATCGGCGCCCACTCCGAGACGACCGGCATGATCGGCGACCGCATGGACACCGACATCGTCGCCGGCATCGAGGCGGGCCTGCACACGGTGCTGGTGTTGACCGGCATCAGCGCCGAGGGCGACGTCAACCGCTTCCCGTTCCGCCCCGACGAGGTGCTCGACTCGGTGGCAGGACTTCTGCCGGACGAGCCGGTGGAGTCCGAGATGCCCGAGGGCCTGTAG
- a CDS encoding metal-dependent transcriptional regulator, protein MASPAVDDYLKTIYHHTEWQDDPITPSQLAATLGLAPSSVTEMVRKLSTQGLVSHRPYGPISLTDAGRRRAAATCRRHRLIETWLVREFGYAWDEVHDEAEVLEHAISDRLLERIDARLGRPRFDPHGDAIPDADGNVDREPFVLLAEAGPGHTGRVLRVSDRDPELLRAIESAGVAVGSEVTVSGAATITVADAAVDLPDGAPDAVWLTA, encoded by the coding sequence GTGGCCTCTCCCGCCGTCGACGACTACCTCAAGACGATCTACCACCACACCGAGTGGCAGGACGATCCGATCACGCCGTCGCAGTTGGCCGCGACCCTGGGGCTGGCGCCCTCGAGCGTCACCGAGATGGTCCGCAAGCTCTCGACGCAGGGGCTCGTCTCGCATCGCCCGTACGGCCCGATCTCGCTGACGGATGCCGGACGCCGCCGCGCCGCCGCGACCTGCCGCCGCCACCGCCTGATCGAGACGTGGCTGGTGCGCGAGTTCGGCTACGCCTGGGACGAGGTGCACGACGAGGCCGAGGTGCTCGAGCACGCGATCAGCGACCGTCTGCTCGAGCGCATCGACGCCCGCCTCGGACGACCGCGCTTCGATCCCCACGGCGATGCGATTCCGGATGCCGACGGCAACGTCGACCGCGAGCCGTTCGTGCTGCTGGCCGAAGCCGGGCCCGGGCACACCGGGCGCGTGCTGCGGGTGAGCGATCGCGACCCCGAGCTGCTGCGCGCGATCGAGAGCGCGGGGGTCGCCGTCGGCAGCGAGGTGACGGTGTCGGGCGCCGCGACCATCACGGTCGCGGACGCCGCCGTGGATCTGCCGGACGGCGCGCCCGACGCGGTGTGGCTCACGGCCTGA
- a CDS encoding TrmH family RNA methyltransferase, whose amino-acid sequence MTHDSAEPELPYGVGPWPGGPEAWPDDPRYDRELLAEGDRRNVVDQYRYWTMDAIVADLDTRRHRFHVAIENWQHDMNIGAIVRSANAFLAAEVHIIGRRRWNRRGAMVTDRYQHVRHHEDVAAFAAWAEAEGLPILAIDNVDGSEPLDRTDVPERCVLLFGQEGPGLSPEALAAASAVVEITQYGSTRSINASAAGAVVMYEWCRRWAEPRRS is encoded by the coding sequence GTGACCCACGACAGTGCCGAGCCCGAGCTGCCGTACGGCGTCGGGCCGTGGCCCGGCGGGCCCGAGGCGTGGCCGGACGACCCCCGCTACGACCGCGAGCTTCTCGCCGAGGGCGACCGGCGCAACGTCGTCGATCAGTACCGGTACTGGACGATGGACGCGATCGTTGCCGACCTCGACACGCGCCGGCACAGGTTCCACGTGGCCATCGAGAACTGGCAGCACGACATGAACATCGGCGCCATCGTGCGCAGCGCCAACGCGTTCCTCGCCGCCGAGGTGCACATCATCGGGCGGCGCCGCTGGAATCGCCGCGGCGCCATGGTCACCGACCGCTACCAGCACGTGCGCCATCACGAGGACGTCGCCGCGTTCGCGGCCTGGGCGGAGGCCGAGGGCCTGCCGATCCTCGCGATCGACAACGTCGACGGCTCGGAACCCCTCGACCGAACCGACGTCCCCGAGCGGTGCGTCCTGCTGTTCGGGCAGGAAGGACCCGGGCTGTCGCCCGAGGCGCTGGCGGCGGCATCGGCGGTCGTCGAGATCACGCAGTACGGCTCGACGCGCTCGATCAACGCCAGCGCCGCCGGAGCCGTCGTGATGTACGAGTGGTGTCGCCGGTGGGCGGAGCCCCGCCGGTCATAG
- a CDS encoding YdeI/OmpD-associated family protein: protein MGALDDGERVAATDAAAWRSWLSANHATTKGAWLLRARRGSGLTFVDYEDAIRQALCFGWIDGPIRVFDEATSGLWFAPRRPTSGWAATNKARIVELEAAGLLEPAGIRAIEVAKANGSWSVLDNAEALREPDDLAAALDAAPAARTAWDGFPPSARKLGIGAVDTARRAETRAARIAKIVADAAEGKRP from the coding sequence GTGGGCGCGCTCGACGACGGCGAGAGGGTCGCGGCGACGGATGCCGCGGCCTGGCGTTCGTGGCTGTCGGCCAACCACGCCACGACGAAGGGCGCGTGGCTGCTGCGCGCCCGGCGCGGCTCAGGACTGACGTTCGTCGACTACGAGGACGCCATCCGCCAGGCGCTGTGCTTCGGCTGGATCGACGGCCCGATCCGCGTCTTCGACGAGGCCACGAGCGGCCTGTGGTTCGCACCGCGGCGTCCCACGAGCGGATGGGCGGCGACCAACAAGGCGCGCATCGTCGAACTCGAGGCCGCAGGTCTCCTCGAGCCCGCCGGCATCCGCGCCATCGAGGTCGCCAAGGCGAACGGCTCGTGGTCGGTGCTCGACAACGCCGAGGCGCTGCGTGAGCCCGACGACCTGGCGGCCGCGCTCGACGCGGCACCTGCCGCGCGCACGGCGTGGGACGGGTTCCCGCCGTCGGCCCGCAAGCTGGGCATCGGCGCCGTCGACACCGCGCGCCGCGCCGAGACGCGTGCGGCGCGCATCGCGAAGATCGTGGCGGATGCCGCGGAAGGGAAGCGTCCATGA
- a CDS encoding Nramp family divalent metal transporter, which produces MPKSPDDLRAPAAPDADGAAVAPVVPGADSVVGTGASRSAGGSSSPRTVRRRTPSAPRLAWLIGPALVAGVAYLDPGNVASNMTAGARYGYLLVWVVVLGNVMAWLIQYLSAKLGIVTGRSLPEILGQRMGNRWGRRAYWLQAELVAMATDIAEVIGGAVALWLLFDIPLLWGGAITGAVSIVLLMLQSRRGPRTFEFVVIGMVAIIAIGFTFGVFLAPPDPGGIAQGMIPRFEGADSVLLAASILGATIMPHAIYAHSALSRDRFAPTAKGQAPAAIEQASHGIGHEAPGDPGPGARVAAPLEALRGIATTRLLRATKWDVTIAMLIAGTVNLAILLLAAANLAGVPGTDSLEGAYAALYVGLGPVVATLFAVGLLASGLASTSVGAYAGAEIMHGLLRVRVPLLARRLVTLAPALVILGIGFDPTLALVLSQVVLSFGIPFALIPLVSLTAKKDVLGAHRNRVATTIAGIAASVFLIALNVILLWLVFTGA; this is translated from the coding sequence ATGCCGAAATCTCCGGACGACCTGCGGGCGCCGGCCGCTCCCGATGCGGACGGCGCGGCGGTCGCCCCCGTGGTTCCCGGTGCCGACAGCGTCGTCGGCACCGGGGCGAGCCGTTCCGCCGGCGGCAGCAGCAGCCCCCGCACCGTCCGCCGTCGCACTCCGTCTGCCCCGCGGCTCGCGTGGCTGATCGGCCCGGCGCTCGTCGCGGGCGTCGCGTACCTCGATCCGGGCAATGTGGCGAGCAACATGACCGCCGGCGCCCGCTACGGTTACCTGCTGGTGTGGGTCGTCGTGCTCGGCAACGTCATGGCGTGGCTCATCCAGTACCTGTCGGCGAAGCTCGGCATCGTCACGGGCCGCAGCCTCCCCGAGATCCTGGGCCAGCGCATGGGCAACCGCTGGGGCCGCCGCGCGTACTGGCTCCAGGCGGAGCTCGTCGCGATGGCGACCGACATCGCCGAGGTCATCGGCGGCGCGGTAGCGCTGTGGCTCCTGTTCGACATCCCGCTGCTGTGGGGCGGCGCCATCACGGGCGCCGTGTCGATCGTGCTGCTGATGCTCCAGTCGCGCCGCGGCCCGCGCACCTTCGAGTTCGTCGTCATCGGCATGGTCGCCATCATCGCGATCGGCTTCACGTTCGGCGTCTTCCTCGCCCCGCCCGACCCCGGCGGCATCGCGCAGGGCATGATCCCGCGGTTCGAGGGGGCGGACTCGGTGCTGCTGGCCGCGTCGATCCTCGGCGCGACGATCATGCCTCACGCGATCTACGCGCACAGCGCCCTGAGCCGCGACCGCTTCGCGCCGACCGCGAAGGGCCAGGCGCCCGCAGCGATCGAGCAGGCCTCGCACGGGATCGGCCACGAGGCCCCCGGCGACCCGGGCCCCGGCGCGCGCGTCGCCGCACCGCTCGAAGCCCTGCGCGGCATCGCCACGACGCGCCTGCTGCGCGCGACCAAGTGGGACGTCACGATCGCGATGCTGATCGCCGGCACCGTCAACCTCGCGATCCTGCTGCTGGCAGCTGCCAACCTCGCCGGGGTTCCCGGCACCGACTCGCTCGAGGGTGCGTACGCCGCCCTCTACGTCGGGCTCGGCCCCGTCGTGGCGACGCTGTTCGCCGTGGGCCTGCTCGCCAGCGGCCTGGCCAGCACGTCGGTCGGAGCCTACGCGGGCGCCGAGATCATGCACGGTCTGCTGCGCGTGCGCGTCCCTCTGCTGGCGCGACGCCTGGTCACCCTCGCTCCCGCCCTGGTGATCCTCGGCATCGGCTTCGACCCGACGCTCGCGCTCGTGCTCAGCCAGGTCGTGCTGTCGTTCGGCATCCCGTTCGCGCTCATCCCCCTGGTGTCGCTCACCGCCAAGAAGGACGTGCTCGGGGCGCACCGCAACCGCGTCGCGACGACGATCGCGGGCATCGCGGCATCCGTCTTCCTCATCGCGCTCAACGTGATCCTGCTGTGGCTGGTGTTCACGGGGGCATGA
- the ppk2 gene encoding polyphosphate kinase 2, whose protein sequence is MGKKKKHHENEHDEAPAKMKRKEYEKELERLHGELVAMQEWVKHTGAKVMIVFEGRDTAGKGGTIKAITERVSPRVFRVVALPAPNDREKSQMYFQRYMAHFPAGGEVVIFDRSWYNRAGVEPVMGFCTQEETDRFLDQVPLVEKAIVDNGIILVKYWLEVSPEEQTRRLEGRIDDPRKIWKLSAMDLKSYSRWFDYSRARDAMFKASDTSWAPWFIARTDDKKRGRLNVITHLLSQIPYEPIERDGLELPERQDAGGYRDPNLPLRYIPTPY, encoded by the coding sequence ATGGGCAAGAAGAAGAAGCACCACGAGAACGAGCACGACGAAGCTCCGGCGAAGATGAAGCGCAAGGAGTACGAGAAGGAGCTCGAGCGCCTCCACGGCGAACTCGTCGCCATGCAGGAGTGGGTCAAGCACACCGGCGCCAAGGTGATGATCGTCTTCGAGGGCCGTGACACGGCCGGCAAGGGCGGCACGATCAAGGCGATCACCGAGCGCGTGAGCCCGCGCGTCTTCCGCGTGGTGGCGCTGCCGGCGCCGAACGACCGCGAGAAGTCGCAGATGTACTTCCAGCGGTATATGGCGCACTTCCCCGCCGGCGGCGAGGTCGTCATCTTCGACCGCAGCTGGTACAACCGGGCCGGCGTCGAGCCGGTGATGGGATTCTGCACGCAGGAGGAGACCGACCGCTTCCTCGATCAGGTGCCGCTGGTCGAGAAGGCGATCGTCGACAACGGAATCATCCTCGTCAAGTACTGGCTCGAGGTCAGCCCCGAGGAGCAGACCCGCCGACTCGAAGGACGCATCGACGACCCGCGCAAGATCTGGAAGCTCTCGGCGATGGACCTGAAGTCCTACAGCCGGTGGTTCGACTACTCGCGCGCCCGCGACGCCATGTTCAAGGCATCCGACACCAGCTGGGCGCCGTGGTTCATCGCGCGCACCGACGACAAGAAGCGCGGGCGGCTGAACGTCATCACGCACCTGCTCAGCCAGATCCCGTACGAGCCGATCGAACGCGACGGCCTCGAGCTGCCCGAGCGCCAGGACGCCGGCGGCTACCGCGACCCCAACCTGCCGCTGCGCTACATCCCGACGCCGTACTAG
- a CDS encoding NAD(P)/FAD-dependent oxidoreductase, translated as MNSPRRVVLLGGGYVTLHAYARIATRLPRALRRGDVEIVVISPDSCHRYHGFTGELLAGSISPDRVATPLADVLPRARIIDGTAVGVDPGQRVVTYMPSGADGPASLAFDHLVVGTGAHEPTGTVAGLRATGRTLRSPGDIARLADRVRDASSDPVVVIGGGVAGVELAAAIADHGRHVTLVHSRERVLDEWAGRPKLLAYAEQELARARVRTRLGVRAVESDGGEVRLDDGTALPAATVVATIGASPVIVPGLDGARDDRGRLRTAPDLSVAPGIWAGGDAARVAHPVTGELVPANALWAMKQGDHIGRTVARALRGRPARAFGYRGLGRAAAFGVGHGITEIYGIGLRGWPAWLLRLGFFLRFMPSRRRAAGVVADLLRASRTAVRPGADGSSRSARSATGEGAAS; from the coding sequence ATGAACTCGCCCCGGCGCGTGGTCCTCCTCGGCGGCGGCTACGTCACGCTCCACGCGTACGCCCGCATCGCCACTCGGCTTCCGCGCGCGCTGCGCCGCGGCGACGTCGAGATCGTCGTGATCTCGCCCGACTCCTGCCACCGCTACCACGGGTTCACGGGAGAACTGCTCGCCGGCTCGATCTCGCCCGACCGCGTCGCGACTCCCCTGGCCGACGTGCTGCCGCGGGCGCGCATCATCGACGGGACGGCGGTCGGCGTCGACCCGGGCCAGCGGGTCGTGACGTACATGCCAAGCGGCGCGGACGGCCCCGCATCGCTGGCCTTCGACCACCTCGTGGTCGGCACCGGCGCTCATGAGCCGACCGGCACCGTGGCCGGGCTGCGCGCAACGGGCCGCACCCTCAGATCGCCCGGCGACATCGCGCGGCTCGCAGACCGGGTCCGCGACGCATCCAGCGATCCCGTCGTGGTCATCGGTGGCGGCGTCGCCGGGGTCGAGCTCGCGGCGGCGATCGCCGACCACGGGCGACACGTGACGCTCGTGCACTCCCGCGAGCGCGTCCTCGACGAGTGGGCGGGAAGGCCGAAGCTTCTCGCCTACGCGGAACAGGAGCTCGCACGGGCGCGGGTGCGCACCCGCCTCGGCGTGCGAGCGGTCGAGAGCGACGGCGGCGAGGTGCGCCTCGACGACGGCACGGCACTGCCCGCCGCCACCGTCGTCGCGACCATCGGTGCGTCACCGGTCATCGTTCCGGGTCTCGACGGCGCACGCGACGACCGGGGGCGGCTGCGCACGGCACCCGATCTGTCGGTCGCACCGGGGATCTGGGCCGGCGGAGACGCCGCCCGTGTCGCGCATCCGGTCACCGGCGAGCTCGTGCCGGCGAACGCTCTGTGGGCGATGAAGCAGGGCGACCACATCGGCCGCACCGTCGCACGTGCGCTGCGGGGGCGGCCTGCCCGCGCCTTCGGGTATCGCGGGCTGGGTCGCGCCGCCGCGTTCGGCGTCGGGCACGGCATCACCGAGATCTACGGCATCGGCCTGCGCGGCTGGCCCGCGTGGCTGCTGAGACTGGGCTTCTTCCTCCGCTTCATGCCGTCCCGACGGCGGGCGGCGGGCGTCGTGGCAGACCTTCTGCGCGCGTCGCGCACCGCTGTGCGACCGGGTGCCGACGGTTCTTCTCGCTCCGCTCGCTCGGCGACCGGTGAGGGGGCTGCTTCGTGA
- a CDS encoding SDR family NAD(P)-dependent oxidoreductase has product MAREDRHPHGATGLSGRTYLITGANAGLGYFASEQLVRRGATVIMTGRNPNRLASARAALHRRIPEADTACVQTMILDTANLGSVRAAAATVGSRTPLSGLLLNAGIVHPPKERMTTSDGHELVWATNVLGHYALAGALLLSLARAGGRMVWLGSVSTSVSHYDPVDPELADGYSGWRAYVQSKVATTALGFEADRRLREANVDVTSVVAHPGYAIGGRTVGIHGVNQPSRGKRFIDNLQTPLSHSKEAGARVLVHALVEPEVEGGQFWGPRFVVHGAPQVQRPDKLTRDPEIADRLWHVCEDDTGVHWPFGKAVKVRR; this is encoded by the coding sequence GTGGCGCGCGAGGACCGACACCCCCATGGAGCCACCGGTCTGTCCGGCCGCACGTATCTGATCACCGGCGCGAATGCCGGACTCGGCTACTTCGCCAGCGAGCAGCTGGTCCGCCGCGGTGCGACGGTCATCATGACCGGCCGCAACCCGAACCGGCTCGCGTCGGCGCGGGCCGCGCTGCACCGCCGCATCCCCGAGGCCGACACGGCCTGCGTGCAGACGATGATCCTCGACACCGCCAACCTCGGCTCCGTGCGAGCGGCGGCGGCGACGGTCGGGTCGCGCACGCCGCTGTCGGGCCTGCTGCTGAACGCGGGCATCGTGCATCCGCCCAAGGAGCGCATGACGACCTCGGACGGGCACGAGCTGGTCTGGGCGACGAACGTCCTCGGCCACTACGCGCTCGCCGGAGCCCTGCTGCTGTCGCTGGCACGCGCGGGCGGGCGCATGGTGTGGCTGGGGAGCGTGTCGACGTCGGTGTCGCACTACGACCCGGTCGACCCCGAACTGGCCGACGGCTACAGCGGCTGGCGCGCGTACGTGCAGTCCAAGGTCGCCACCACCGCGCTCGGGTTCGAGGCCGACCGGCGCCTGCGCGAGGCGAACGTCGATGTCACGAGCGTCGTCGCGCATCCCGGCTATGCCATCGGCGGCCGCACCGTCGGCATCCACGGCGTGAATCAGCCCAGCCGCGGCAAGCGCTTCATCGACAATCTGCAGACGCCGCTGTCGCACTCGAAGGAGGCCGGGGCCCGCGTGCTCGTGCACGCCCTCGTCGAACCGGAGGTCGAGGGCGGGCAGTTCTGGGGTCCCCGGTTCGTCGTGCACGGCGCACCCCAGGTGCAGCGACCCGACAAGCTCACGCGCGACCCCGAGATCGCCGACCGGCTGTGGCACGTGTGCGAAGACGACACCGGCGTGCACTGGCCGTTCGGCAAGGCCGTGAAGGTCCGGCGCTGA
- a CDS encoding LacI family DNA-binding transcriptional regulator — MIDGAPPAGKRPTIKDVAKAAGVSPGTVSRVLNGRNWVSPESKAAVEDAIARVGFRPNAHARTLATGRTNSIAFLLTEPQQMLFEDPNFARLLRGATAAAAERDTSVVLMVADTSDERRRAREFLGDRHVDGVLLISTDPDDPLIDEIGLAHIPTVICGPEVSRHENVGYVGADDRGGARMATAHLVGLGRHRIACIAGPERVAEPRVAGYRDAVGDAFDGSLVAYGDWTPESGRLAMERLLAAHPDIDGVFAQSDGMAAGALDALAAAGRRVPEDVAVTGFDDQPIAARLDPPLTTMHQPFEKISAEMVGLLLEMVEGAAARTIALPTELVERESA; from the coding sequence ATGATCGATGGAGCACCGCCCGCGGGCAAGCGCCCGACGATCAAGGACGTCGCGAAGGCCGCGGGCGTCTCACCGGGAACCGTCTCGCGTGTCCTCAACGGCCGGAACTGGGTGTCGCCCGAGTCGAAGGCCGCCGTTGAGGATGCCATCGCGCGCGTCGGCTTCCGCCCGAACGCCCACGCCCGGACCCTGGCCACGGGACGCACGAACTCGATCGCGTTCCTGCTGACCGAGCCGCAGCAGATGCTGTTCGAAGACCCCAACTTCGCCCGTCTGCTGCGCGGCGCGACCGCCGCAGCTGCCGAGCGGGACACGTCTGTGGTGCTCATGGTCGCCGACACGTCCGACGAGCGCCGCCGCGCACGGGAGTTCCTCGGCGACCGGCACGTCGACGGTGTTCTGCTGATCAGCACCGACCCCGACGACCCGCTCATCGACGAGATCGGCCTCGCGCACATTCCCACCGTCATCTGCGGCCCCGAAGTGTCCCGCCACGAGAACGTCGGGTACGTCGGCGCCGACGACCGCGGCGGCGCGCGCATGGCGACCGCGCATCTGGTCGGGCTGGGGCGCCACCGCATCGCGTGCATCGCCGGCCCCGAGCGGGTGGCCGAGCCGCGCGTGGCCGGGTACCGCGACGCCGTCGGCGACGCCTTCGACGGGAGCCTCGTCGCCTACGGCGACTGGACGCCCGAGTCGGGACGGCTGGCGATGGAGCGGCTGCTTGCCGCCCACCCCGACATCGACGGCGTGTTCGCCCAATCGGACGGCATGGCGGCGGGCGCTCTCGATGCGCTCGCCGCCGCCGGCCGCCGCGTGCCGGAGGACGTCGCCGTCACGGGCTTCGACGACCAGCCGATCGCCGCCCGCCTCGACCCGCCGCTGACGACGATGCACCAGCCGTTCGAGAAGATCAGCGCTGAGATGGTGGGCCTGCTGCTGGAGATGGTCGAGGGCGCCGCCGCGCGGACGATCGCCCTCCCGACGGAGCTCGTCGAGCGCGAGAGCGCGTAG
- a CDS encoding MATE family efflux transporter, giving the protein MEGTRDTLNRDILRLAVPALGALVAEPLFLIVDSALVGHLGVVPLAGLGIASAVLQTIVGLMVFLAYSTTPAVARRFGAGDSGKAVSAGIDGMWLALGLGAILALVGYVAIPVIVPLFGASAEVAEQASIYLGISMWGLPAMLIVFAATGLLRGMQDTVTPLWIAGLGFGGNAVLNAVFIYGFGWGIAGSAVGTVVAQWGMVAAFVVVIGRLARRHDATVRPQRDGVSGSARSGGWLFLRTVSLRIALLATVGVASGLGTDELAGWQVAFTIFSTAAFALDALAIAAQALIGKGLGAEDDRLVTRVLGRTVAWGLWFGVIVGLLIGAFSGLIGLLFTGDAAVAALVQPALLVLAVAQPVCGVVFVLDGVLIGAGDAKYLAIAGVLNLVPFLPVLVAVALLHPTGAWGLAWLAVTFFGVYMLARLATLGWRVRGRAWMTAGA; this is encoded by the coding sequence GTGGAGGGCACTCGAGACACGCTCAATCGCGACATCCTGCGCCTGGCCGTCCCCGCCCTCGGCGCGCTCGTGGCCGAGCCGCTGTTCCTGATCGTGGACTCGGCGCTGGTCGGCCACCTCGGCGTGGTGCCGCTCGCCGGGCTCGGCATCGCATCGGCCGTGCTCCAGACGATCGTCGGGCTCATGGTCTTCCTCGCCTATTCGACGACGCCCGCCGTCGCGCGCCGGTTCGGCGCGGGCGACTCCGGCAAGGCGGTGTCGGCGGGCATCGACGGGATGTGGCTGGCCCTCGGGCTCGGCGCGATCCTCGCCCTCGTCGGGTACGTCGCGATCCCCGTCATCGTTCCGCTGTTCGGCGCAAGCGCCGAGGTCGCCGAGCAGGCGAGCATCTATCTCGGGATCTCGATGTGGGGTCTGCCCGCGATGCTCATCGTGTTCGCCGCGACCGGGCTGCTGCGCGGCATGCAGGACACGGTCACGCCGCTGTGGATCGCGGGCCTCGGATTCGGCGGCAATGCCGTGCTCAATGCCGTCTTCATCTACGGGTTCGGCTGGGGCATCGCGGGCTCCGCGGTCGGCACGGTCGTGGCCCAGTGGGGCATGGTCGCCGCGTTCGTCGTGGTCATCGGCCGGCTCGCGCGTCGCCACGACGCCACGGTGCGCCCGCAGCGCGACGGCGTGAGCGGATCGGCCCGCTCGGGCGGATGGCTGTTCCTGCGCACCGTGTCGCTGCGGATCGCGCTGCTGGCGACCGTCGGCGTCGCGAGCGGGCTCGGCACCGACGAGCTCGCCGGCTGGCAGGTCGCGTTCACGATCTTCTCGACGGCGGCGTTCGCGCTCGATGCGCTCGCGATCGCCGCGCAGGCGCTCATCGGCAAGGGCCTCGGGGCCGAGGACGACCGGCTCGTGACGCGCGTGCTCGGCCGCACGGTGGCGTGGGGGCTGTGGTTCGGCGTGATCGTCGGACTGCTGATCGGCGCATTCTCGGGCCTCATCGGGCTCCTCTTCACCGGCGACGCCGCCGTCGCCGCCCTCGTCCAGCCCGCACTCCTCGTCCTCGCCGTCGCTCAGCCCGTGTGCGGCGTCGTCTTCGTCCTCGACGGCGTGCTCATCGGGGCGGGCGACGCGAAGTACCTCGCGATCGCGGGCGTGCTGAACCTCGTTCCGTTCCTGCCCGTGCTCGTGGCCGTCGCGCTGCTGCACCCGACCGGCGCGTGGGGACTGGCGTGGCTGGCCGTGACGTTCTTCGGCGTGTACATGCTCGCCCGGCTCGCCACCCTCGGATGGCGGGTGCGCGGTCGCGCGTGGATGACCGCCGGGGCGTGA
- a CDS encoding alpha/beta fold hydrolase, with protein MSTLWGEAAAAEMAEAARRDAAQPPIDWSAHPPGCESDLVDVPSGRLARIAMGPVDGPRVVLVPGMTGSKEDFVLMMPLFAAVGYRVEAFDMAGQYESHGAGPENLDPPGSRYTLELFVDDLLAVLQTRPGPVHALGYSFAGTVAAVAALHRPELFSSLTLLSAPPLAGQALRGFKVLGPLSPLVPGRALGRPFIAALKHNVHRAPHDRAVFVTARFGLTRTSSVGDILALMKRTPDVAEGLRNTGIPVLVATGTGDVWQVDAHRAFAERIGARFVALRTGHSPCETAPHQLTLEMLRLAGR; from the coding sequence GTGAGCACGCTCTGGGGCGAGGCGGCTGCGGCGGAGATGGCCGAGGCGGCGCGACGCGACGCCGCGCAGCCTCCGATCGACTGGAGCGCGCATCCGCCCGGGTGCGAGTCCGACCTCGTCGACGTCCCGAGCGGGCGACTCGCGCGGATCGCGATGGGGCCGGTGGACGGCCCGCGGGTCGTGCTGGTGCCCGGCATGACGGGCTCGAAAGAGGACTTCGTGCTGATGATGCCGCTGTTCGCGGCCGTGGGATACCGTGTCGAGGCCTTCGACATGGCTGGGCAGTACGAGTCCCACGGCGCTGGACCCGAGAACCTCGATCCGCCGGGGTCGCGCTACACGCTCGAGCTGTTCGTCGACGACCTCCTCGCCGTCCTGCAGACACGGCCGGGGCCGGTGCACGCGCTGGGCTACTCATTCGCGGGGACGGTTGCGGCCGTGGCCGCACTGCACAGGCCCGAGCTGTTCTCGAGCCTGACGCTGCTGTCAGCGCCGCCTCTGGCCGGACAGGCGCTCCGAGGCTTCAAGGTCCTGGGGCCCCTCAGCCCCCTGGTCCCCGGACGGGCCCTCGGCCGCCCCTTCATCGCGGCCCTCAAGCACAACGTGCACCGCGCCCCGCACGATCGGGCCGTCTTCGTCACCGCCCGGTTCGGGCTGACCCGGACCTCGAGCGTGGGGGACATCCTCGCGCTCATGAAGCGCACGCCCGATGTCGCCGAGGGCCTGCGGAACACCGGCATTCCGGTCCTCGTCGCCACGGGCACCGGAGACGTCTGGCAGGTCGACGCTCATCGCGCGTTCGCCGAGCGCATCGGCGCGCGCTTCGTCGCCCTGCGCACCGGGCACAGCCCCTGCGAGACCGCCCCGCATCAGCTCACCCTCGAGATGCTGCGCCTCGCCGGGCGCTGA